Proteins found in one Sporosarcina jeotgali genomic segment:
- a CDS encoding TIGR00266 family protein → MNNHEIDYKIHGDDMQFVEVELDPQETVVAEAGALMMMEDHIEMETIFGDGSGSGGGLFGKIMGAGKRVLTGESLFMTTFTNTGSGKRHVSFASPYPGKIIPMDLSEHSGKIICQKDAFLAAAKGVSVGIEFQRKLGTGFFGGEGFIMQKLEGDGLAFVHAGGTIIEKKLQPGESLRVDTGCLVAMTHDIDYSIETVKGVKTALFGGEGLFFATLRGPGTVWIQSLPFSRLASRVFASAPQMPGSSSKGEGSVAGGLFDLLGGK, encoded by the coding sequence ATGAATAATCACGAAATTGACTATAAAATTCACGGCGATGACATGCAGTTTGTTGAAGTTGAACTGGATCCCCAGGAAACGGTCGTAGCTGAAGCTGGCGCCCTCATGATGATGGAAGATCACATTGAAATGGAAACCATCTTTGGCGATGGATCAGGCAGTGGCGGCGGCTTGTTTGGAAAGATTATGGGTGCCGGCAAACGGGTGCTGACTGGAGAAAGTTTGTTCATGACGACTTTCACTAATACTGGATCCGGCAAACGTCATGTCTCATTCGCCTCCCCTTATCCAGGAAAAATCATTCCTATGGATTTAAGTGAACATAGCGGCAAAATCATTTGTCAGAAGGATGCATTTTTAGCAGCAGCTAAAGGTGTATCTGTCGGAATTGAGTTTCAGCGCAAGCTCGGTACTGGATTCTTCGGCGGCGAAGGGTTCATTATGCAGAAGCTGGAAGGTGACGGTCTGGCATTTGTGCATGCTGGCGGGACCATCATTGAAAAGAAACTGCAGCCCGGGGAATCATTACGTGTAGATACTGGATGCTTAGTTGCAATGACGCACGACATTGACTATTCGATTGAAACTGTAAAAGGTGTGAAAACTGCACTTTTCGGTGGCGAGGGACTATTCTTTGCAACATTGCGCGGACCTGGAACTGTATGGATTCAATCCCTTCCGTTCTCACGTCTTGCAAGCCGGGTATTTGCTTCCGCACCTCAAATGCCAGGGAGCAGTTCTAAAGGCGAAGGCAGCGTTGCAGGTGGATTATTCGATTTGTTAGGCGGAAAATAA
- the mobA gene encoding molybdenum cofactor guanylyltransferase encodes MIGIVLAGGQSRRFGSPKAFATYNGKCFYEYAIAALTPHCTEIAVVARPEDAARFPGTLHVTTDLQEFAGQGPLAGILTGMNTIQSDWYAVLPCDVPFADDSIIRELMNHRAGNLSVAIEEDGKCHPLLSIWSKGAEPLIRSSLEMGNRSVRPLIQHWVDGQALLGMKPSLFNNVNRPEQLEGR; translated from the coding sequence GTGATTGGTATCGTATTAGCAGGAGGTCAGTCGAGACGGTTTGGGTCGCCTAAGGCATTCGCAACGTACAATGGAAAATGCTTTTACGAGTATGCAATCGCTGCATTAACGCCTCATTGTACCGAAATTGCAGTCGTCGCCAGACCTGAAGACGCTGCCCGCTTTCCTGGCACACTGCATGTCACCACGGATCTGCAAGAGTTTGCGGGGCAAGGCCCTCTAGCAGGGATTTTAACAGGAATGAATACCATTCAAAGCGACTGGTATGCGGTGCTGCCGTGTGATGTTCCGTTTGCAGATGACTCGATTATCCGGGAATTAATGAACCACCGGGCGGGCAACCTGTCCGTTGCGATCGAAGAAGACGGAAAGTGTCATCCGCTGCTCTCCATTTGGAGCAAGGGGGCGGAACCGCTGATCCGCTCATCGCTCGAGATGGGGAACCGAAGTGTCCGGCCGCTCATTCAACATTGGGTGGATGGACAAGCATTATTGGGGATGAAGCCATCACTTTTTAATAATGTAAACAGGCCTGAACAACTAGAAGGGAGATGA
- the mobB gene encoding molybdopterin-guanine dinucleotide biosynthesis protein B, whose translation MKTLHIVGYKNSGKTTLLERWIGYVKAKGLTVAVLKHHGHGGQIELPSASTDTSRFFDKGADVTLVAGGGSAQLLLNNEPSFEALKALVTYDSPDVLLIEGYKEERGEKVVLIRKDEDWGPLQELEGIQLIIGEVDSSDYPVIRERSDAVQLDSWFADWLNREGHYETI comes from the coding sequence TTGAAGACGCTCCATATTGTTGGCTATAAAAACAGCGGAAAGACGACGCTGCTGGAACGCTGGATCGGTTATGTGAAAGCGAAAGGACTGACGGTTGCTGTGCTGAAGCACCATGGCCACGGGGGACAGATTGAGCTTCCTTCAGCAAGCACGGATACCAGCCGTTTTTTCGACAAAGGCGCAGATGTGACTCTCGTTGCTGGCGGCGGCAGTGCCCAGCTTTTATTGAACAATGAGCCTTCGTTTGAAGCATTAAAAGCGCTAGTTACATACGATTCACCAGATGTGCTGCTGATTGAGGGCTATAAAGAGGAACGCGGGGAAAAGGTTGTCCTCATTCGAAAGGATGAAGACTGGGGTCCGTTGCAAGAACTTGAAGGAATTCAGCTGATCATTGGGGAAGTCGACTCTAGTGATTATCCAGTTATCAGAGAACGAAGCGATGCGGTGCAGCTCGATAGCTGGTTTGCAGATTGGTTGAATAGGGAGGGACATTATGAAACCATTTGA
- the moaD gene encoding molybdopterin converting factor subunit 1, which translates to MIRVQYFARLRELAGKGQETLDREQMTVQQLLDWAEETYPGFGKDDIQVAVNEEYALPEDVIQSGDECAFIPPVSGG; encoded by the coding sequence ATGATTCGCGTTCAATATTTTGCAAGACTAAGAGAGCTTGCCGGTAAAGGCCAAGAAACGCTGGACCGTGAACAGATGACTGTGCAACAGCTGTTAGACTGGGCGGAAGAGACTTATCCTGGCTTTGGTAAAGATGATATACAAGTGGCGGTGAATGAAGAATATGCTCTTCCTGAAGACGTCATTCAATCAGGTGATGAGTGTGCGTTCATTCCACCTGTCAGTGGAGGGTGA
- a CDS encoding TetR/AcrR family transcriptional regulator, whose amino-acid sequence MNERKMKVILAAQKVFQDKGIIATSVQDILTAAGISKGTFYNYFTSKNECLLAILEMANEESITRRRKLLLGQDRTDKTIFAMQIVTRAHVDRERNLLPIYEAVFFSNDKEMRSFVKKQYLSEISWLSGRLLEVYGPESEPYNADGAVMLVGMMQHIHHFVKIGGREKNSFNYEQLVPFAIRRLDDLMAGMTASGDKLLGKALLDKLTYTDNENTKEVLMKELRNFLSCFEKDREEKGIEYVTFLLEELVTGNSGPTILESVTASFQEHFSSTMYADDISKLCCQIKVVKELREKGTCTAN is encoded by the coding sequence ATGAACGAGCGCAAAATGAAAGTGATTCTAGCTGCTCAAAAAGTTTTTCAAGATAAAGGGATTATTGCAACTTCCGTACAAGATATTTTAACAGCAGCAGGAATTTCAAAAGGTACATTTTACAATTATTTCACTTCAAAGAATGAATGCCTATTGGCCATTCTTGAAATGGCCAATGAAGAATCAATCACGAGAAGACGCAAGTTACTTCTAGGACAAGATCGAACCGACAAAACAATTTTTGCGATGCAAATTGTAACTCGCGCACATGTTGACCGGGAACGTAATTTACTTCCTATCTATGAAGCGGTTTTCTTCTCTAATGATAAAGAGATGCGATCTTTCGTAAAAAAACAATACCTCTCCGAAATCTCCTGGTTATCCGGACGGTTACTCGAAGTGTATGGTCCAGAGTCTGAACCCTATAATGCGGATGGAGCTGTGATGCTCGTTGGTATGATGCAGCATATCCATCATTTCGTGAAAATCGGCGGAAGAGAAAAGAATTCATTCAATTATGAGCAGCTTGTTCCATTCGCAATTCGGCGGCTTGACGATCTAATGGCGGGGATGACAGCCAGCGGAGATAAACTGCTGGGTAAAGCATTGCTAGACAAGTTGACATACACAGATAACGAAAATACTAAAGAAGTTCTCATGAAAGAACTCCGTAACTTCCTTTCTTGTTTCGAAAAAGATCGGGAAGAAAAAGGAATCGAATATGTAACATTTCTTTTAGAAGAGCTTGTCACAGGAAATAGCGGGCCGACGATTTTGGAATCCGTTACGGCTTCGTTTCAAGAACACTTTTCATCTACAATGTATGCCGACGATATCTCGAAGTTGTGCTGTCAAATTAAAGTAGTGAAAGAGCTGCGGGAAAAAGGAACTTGCACTGCGAATTAA
- the moaA gene encoding GTP 3',8-cyclase MoaA, with translation MEPITDKFGRPIRDLRISVTDRCNFRCSYCMPKEIFGDDYVFLPKNELLSFEEIERLAHLFAKLGVKKLRLTGGEPLMRRGLPELVEKLMQIEGIEDIGLTTNAVLLGQYAKPLYDAGLRRLNISLDALDPVLFGEMNGRGVKPEVILKNIDKAHALGFTIKMNMVVKKGTNEQEILPMAQYFKERGITLRFIEFMDVGNDNGWSFEKVVTKKEILERLQGVHELDPVEEEYYGEVAKRWRYKDNGAEVGFITSVSESFCSTCTRARLSSEGKLFTCLFASEGFDVRALIRDGATDEELAAAVTGVWENRADRYSDERTEQTVKNRKNKKINMSYIGG, from the coding sequence ATGGAGCCAATAACAGATAAGTTTGGCCGTCCGATTCGGGACTTGAGAATATCCGTGACAGACCGCTGTAACTTCAGATGCTCCTATTGCATGCCGAAAGAGATTTTTGGAGACGATTATGTATTCCTTCCCAAAAATGAGTTGTTGTCATTTGAAGAAATTGAACGTCTGGCGCACCTTTTTGCGAAGCTTGGCGTGAAGAAGTTGCGGCTAACAGGCGGTGAACCGCTTATGAGAAGAGGACTCCCTGAACTTGTAGAGAAACTGATGCAAATTGAAGGAATTGAAGATATCGGGCTTACGACAAACGCCGTGCTGCTCGGTCAATATGCAAAGCCATTATATGACGCAGGCTTACGCAGGTTGAATATTAGTCTGGATGCACTGGACCCGGTATTATTCGGAGAGATGAACGGCCGCGGAGTCAAGCCTGAAGTCATACTTAAAAATATCGATAAGGCTCACGCGTTAGGGTTTACGATAAAAATGAACATGGTCGTGAAAAAAGGAACGAATGAGCAAGAAATTCTGCCCATGGCCCAATACTTCAAAGAGCGCGGCATCACGTTGCGATTCATTGAATTCATGGATGTCGGTAATGACAATGGCTGGAGCTTTGAGAAGGTTGTGACGAAGAAGGAGATTTTGGAACGGCTGCAAGGTGTTCATGAACTTGATCCGGTGGAAGAAGAGTATTATGGCGAAGTGGCGAAGCGCTGGCGGTATAAGGACAACGGAGCCGAGGTTGGTTTCATCACATCGGTATCTGAGTCATTCTGTTCAACGTGCACACGTGCTCGTCTTTCATCCGAAGGGAAGTTATTTACGTGTTTGTTTGCGTCAGAAGGATTCGATGTCCGCGCGCTCATTCGTGATGGGGCGACAGACGAAGAACTTGCTGCAGCAGTAACGGGAGTATGGGAAAATCGTGCAGACCGTTATTCAGATGAACGTACAGAACAAACGGTGAAAAATCGCAAAAACAAAAAGATTAACATGAGTTATATCGGAGGCTGA
- a CDS encoding molybdenum cofactor biosynthesis protein MoaE, with the protein MKPFEVVEAPIEAQVYSDYVLHAGAGAVTVFTGHVREWTHGVRTVYLAYEAYVPMAEKKLAEIGAEMEAKWPGVKVAIAHRIGELHISDIAVVIAVSSPHRKAAYEANEYAIERIKEVVPIWKKEIWEDGEEWLGAQKKYPDKGVDSV; encoded by the coding sequence ATGAAACCATTTGAAGTGGTGGAAGCACCGATTGAAGCGCAAGTATATTCGGATTATGTGCTCCATGCGGGCGCCGGCGCGGTCACAGTGTTTACGGGTCACGTTCGGGAATGGACGCACGGCGTACGAACCGTCTATTTAGCGTATGAAGCATACGTACCAATGGCGGAAAAAAAGCTCGCGGAAATCGGTGCGGAAATGGAAGCGAAATGGCCGGGGGTCAAAGTTGCGATTGCACATCGTATCGGTGAATTGCACATATCTGATATTGCAGTCGTGATCGCGGTTTCATCTCCGCATCGAAAAGCAGCTTACGAAGCGAATGAATACGCAATTGAGCGTATTAAAGAAGTTGTTCCCATCTGGAAAAAAGAGATTTGGGAAGACGGAGAAGAATGGCTGGGCGCCCAAAAGAAATATCCTGACAAAGGAGTGGATTCTGTATGA
- a CDS encoding SEC-C metal-binding domain-containing protein, translating into MTGRNEPCPCGSGKKYKKCCGKVGDDLLSAVVNEELDRILSQFFDTYPTEDKRESMMLLMRQWAEKLRGSWEPAHIEEAASEFYLFVEDNSQWKEYIRKQEIAAARGTVQDVLKKWEEPFMLLGEITAAKPNTLEITKLLTGDVIELARIEGMPADEGTLLFGVVLPDTRRGDNAVAPVSSMLFLAKWSKQTKKSLLELWEKSSDQTPEEFIRKHTLEIYELLVKRSMASMNEMIEDVLAPAQLTALKQLDEKLAEADEPADVREMLQKLAVAYFLNTEVTDDAELDGSAFVQASLQVGQSLSLVKDGTAIEPAEDTEEVERFAKELRELYDAMMADGDAAAAAIYEIGTDPRPTESELWETAMTTSGVVEPERRPGVDEGRAQRLAYEAFGAEDEETRRKLADSALSIVPDLSDGLLLKAETEEDVEKASGLYERAIREASKRFEAGENPWQNIPNRPFMRAAFSYGTHLFMHGEFNEAAEVFLDLVRMNTTDNQGARYEAMASLIHAGRFNEAGELLVRYERGSENDATYCYLDWKLENEASGGESEEEADMLKKASAANGNVMHLMAFRAQTIEYPRHERLEPGSKEESRYIWLLLNGPSGVKETLEKRKQSAVK; encoded by the coding sequence ATGACGGGACGAAACGAACCATGCCCATGCGGCAGCGGTAAAAAATATAAAAAATGCTGCGGGAAAGTTGGCGATGATCTGCTCAGTGCTGTCGTCAATGAAGAGCTTGACCGTATACTAAGTCAATTTTTCGATACATATCCAACGGAAGACAAGCGCGAATCCATGATGCTTCTCATGCGTCAGTGGGCTGAAAAACTTCGTGGCAGCTGGGAACCGGCGCATATTGAAGAAGCAGCCTCTGAATTTTATTTATTCGTAGAAGACAATTCACAATGGAAAGAGTACATCCGCAAGCAAGAAATCGCTGCGGCCCGCGGCACGGTGCAGGATGTTTTAAAGAAATGGGAAGAGCCATTTATGCTGCTGGGTGAAATTACAGCGGCAAAGCCAAATACGCTGGAGATTACAAAGCTATTGACGGGCGATGTTATTGAACTTGCGCGCATAGAGGGAATGCCTGCAGATGAAGGTACGTTGCTGTTTGGCGTTGTTCTGCCGGATACGCGCCGCGGTGATAATGCAGTAGCACCGGTTTCATCTATGCTGTTTTTAGCGAAATGGAGCAAACAGACGAAAAAATCCTTGCTTGAATTATGGGAGAAATCATCCGATCAAACGCCTGAGGAGTTCATCCGCAAACATACGCTTGAAATCTATGAGCTGCTCGTAAAACGCAGCATGGCTTCTATGAATGAAATGATTGAAGATGTGCTGGCGCCGGCACAGTTAACTGCCTTGAAGCAGCTTGACGAAAAACTTGCAGAAGCAGATGAGCCTGCAGATGTCAGAGAAATGCTTCAGAAATTAGCGGTTGCTTACTTTTTGAATACGGAAGTAACGGATGATGCTGAACTCGATGGGTCTGCGTTTGTACAGGCATCACTTCAAGTCGGACAGTCGTTATCACTTGTGAAAGACGGGACTGCGATTGAACCGGCAGAGGATACGGAAGAGGTTGAACGCTTCGCGAAAGAATTGAGAGAGTTATACGATGCAATGATGGCAGACGGAGACGCTGCAGCCGCTGCAATTTACGAAATTGGTACAGACCCAAGACCGACAGAATCGGAGTTATGGGAAACGGCGATGACGACTTCAGGTGTTGTCGAACCAGAGCGCCGTCCGGGGGTAGATGAAGGGCGTGCACAGCGGCTTGCATATGAAGCGTTTGGCGCAGAAGACGAAGAAACGCGCCGGAAGCTGGCAGATTCGGCATTGTCCATTGTTCCTGACTTGTCTGACGGGTTATTGCTGAAAGCAGAAACGGAAGAAGATGTAGAGAAGGCAAGCGGGCTTTATGAGCGGGCGATTCGGGAGGCGAGTAAGCGTTTCGAAGCGGGCGAGAACCCGTGGCAAAACATTCCGAATCGGCCGTTCATGCGTGCCGCATTTTCATATGGCACTCATTTGTTCATGCACGGGGAGTTCAACGAAGCTGCCGAAGTGTTCTTGGATCTCGTTCGCATGAATACGACCGATAACCAAGGGGCGCGCTATGAAGCGATGGCTTCGCTGATTCATGCAGGACGTTTCAACGAAGCAGGAGAGTTATTAGTTCGTTACGAACGCGGATCGGAAAACGACGCCACGTATTGTTACTTGGATTGGAAGCTCGAAAACGAAGCATCTGGCGGCGAGTCCGAGGAAGAGGCGGATATGCTGAAGAAAGCATCTGCAGCAAACGGCAACGTCATGCATTTGATGGCGTTCCGTGCCCAAACGATTGAATACCCGCGCCACGAGCGTCTTGAACCGGGCAGTAAAGAGGAATCTCGCTATATTTGGCTGTTGTTGAATGGACCAAGCGGCGTGAAGGAAACATTGGAAAAAAGAAAGCAAAGCGCTGTAAAGTAA